The Gymnogyps californianus isolate 813 chromosome Z, ASM1813914v2, whole genome shotgun sequence genome has a window encoding:
- the GAS1 gene encoding growth arrest-specific protein 1 — translation MVARSPARHGGGGGRRWPRPAAWLWLAAALGAVWPPRGSLVQGRRLICWQAVLQCQAEPECSYAYNQYAEACAPVLLQQPPAGGGGDGPAAAAGSAASSRRRCPSHCIAALIQLNHTRRGPALEDCDCAQDENCRATKRAIEPCLPRTSSPAAGGPGGPPGGGGPGVMGCTEARRRCDWDSRCSLALNRYMTYCGKLFNGLRCTPECRAVIEDMLAVPKAVLLNDCVCDGLERPICESVKENMARLCFGADMGGNGAGSSGGSDGGLEEYYDEDYEEEPSQKGRDDAEDNAGSEPGFPVQADSAGRPAAASGALLASILLPLLPRL, via the coding sequence aTGGTGGCCCGCTCGCCCGCTCGGCacggaggcggcggcgggcgccgcTGGCCGCGGCCGGCCGCCTGGCTGTggctggcggcggcgctggGCGCCGTGTGGCCGCCGCGGGGCTCGCTGGTGCAGGGCCGGCGGCTGATCTGCTGGCAGGCGGTGCTGCAGTGTCAGGCGGAGCCCGAGTGCAGCTACGCTTACAACCAGTACGCCGAGGCGTGCGCCCCggtgctcctgcagcagccgccggcgggaggcggcggggacGGGCCGGCGGCCGCTGCAGGCTCCGCCGCCTCCTCCAGGCGGCGGTGCCCCAGCCACTGCATCGCGGCCCTCATCCAGCTCAACCACacccggcgcggcccggcgcTGGAGGACTGCGACTGCGCGCAGGACGAGAACTGCCGCGCCACCAAGCGCGCCATcgagccctgcctgccccgcaCCAGCAGCCCGGCggccggcggccccggcggcccccccggcggcggcggccccggcgtCATGGGCTGCACGGAGGCGCGGCGGCGCTGCGACTGGGACAGCCGCTGCAGCCTGGCGCTCAACCGCTACATGACCTACTGCGGGAAGCTGTTCAACGGGCTGCGCTGCACGCCGGAGTGCCGCGCCGTCATCGAGGACATGCTGGCCGTGCCCAAGGCCGTGCTGCTCAACGACTGCGTCTGCGACGGGCTGGAGCGGCCCATCTGCGAGTCGGTCAAGGAGAACATGGCCCGCCTCTGCTTCGGCGCGGACATGGGCGGCAACGGCgccggcagcagcggcggcTCGGACGGCGGCCTGGAGGAGTACTACGACGAGGACTACGAGGAGGAGCCCAGCCAGAAGGGGAGGGACGACGCGGAGGACAATGCGGGCTCCGAGCCCGGCTTCCCCGTGCAGGCGGATAGCGCcggccggcccgccgccgcgTCCGGGGCGCTGCTGGCCTCCATcttgctgccgctgctgccgcggCTCTAG